One Stenotrophomonas sp. SAU14A_NAIMI4_5 DNA segment encodes these proteins:
- the yedA gene encoding drug/metabolite exporter YedA: MSASPVPSAAAPRGGLVALALLLVYVVWGSTYLGIAKALHGGALPLTMVSGSRFIIAGGLMYLALRLFWKMPRPSLRQWRNLVIMGVTMLVLGNGMVVLAEREVSSGLAATAVASVPLWMALFSAFRGQHASRGEWLGIAVGFIGVVWLNAGSSLTASPTGLVLLLIAPVGWAFGSVWARGLDLPGPFMTAAGQMICGGVLLVLIGLAVGERPTTLPDTGGLLAMAYLCVFGSIVAFTAYVWLLHNVRPALAGSYAYVNPVIAVLLGAALNGEQFGWRDFLAMAVILLGVVVLTMARTWKK; the protein is encoded by the coding sequence ATGTCGGCTTCCCCTGTTCCTTCTGCGGCTGCCCCCCGGGGTGGCCTTGTCGCGCTGGCCTTGCTGCTGGTCTACGTGGTCTGGGGCTCGACCTACCTGGGCATCGCCAAGGCCCTGCACGGCGGCGCGCTGCCGCTCACCATGGTCTCCGGCAGCCGCTTCATCATCGCCGGCGGCCTGATGTACCTGGCCCTGCGCCTGTTCTGGAAGATGCCGCGGCCGAGCCTGCGGCAGTGGCGCAACCTGGTCATCATGGGCGTGACCATGCTGGTGCTGGGCAATGGCATGGTGGTGCTGGCCGAGCGTGAAGTGTCTTCCGGCCTGGCCGCAACAGCAGTGGCCTCGGTGCCGTTGTGGATGGCGCTGTTCTCCGCGTTTCGCGGCCAGCACGCCAGCCGCGGCGAATGGCTGGGCATCGCGGTCGGTTTCATCGGCGTGGTCTGGCTCAATGCCGGCAGCAGCCTCACGGCGTCGCCCACCGGGCTGGTGCTGCTCCTGATCGCACCGGTCGGCTGGGCATTCGGTTCGGTGTGGGCGCGCGGCCTGGATCTGCCCGGTCCGTTCATGACCGCTGCCGGGCAGATGATCTGCGGTGGCGTGCTGCTGGTGCTGATCGGCCTGGCGGTGGGCGAGCGCCCGACTACGCTGCCCGACACGGGCGGCCTGCTGGCCATGGCCTACCTGTGCGTGTTCGGTTCCATCGTGGCGTTCACCGCCTATGTCTGGCTGCTGCACAACGTGCGCCCGGCGCTGGCCGGCAGCTACGCCTACGTCAATCCGGTCATCGCGGTGCTGCTGGGCGCGGCACTGAATGGCGAGCAGTTCGGCTGGCGCGATTTCCTCGCGATGGCGGTCATCCTGCTGGGCGTGGTGGTGCTGACCATGGCAAGGACCTGGAAGAAGTGA
- a CDS encoding MFS transporter: MSTTSQPAVPSTDGAALRRSISNTLKGSAGNLVEWYDVYVYSVFAVYFESQFFSPEDKNSTMYVWAIFAATFLMRPIGAWFFGRFADRHGRRLALTVSVTLMAVCSFLIAITPTAASIGIWAAIILLFARLLQGFATGGEYGASATYMSEAAIPGRRGFLSSFHYVTLVGGHVLAQLTLFLMLNFWGKPEISEFGWRIAFGIGGIAAVVVFWLRRGMDETMEESSIEAAREGKAKKSGSMYELIVHQWRPLLLCFLITAGGTIAFYTYSVNGPKMIQSAFAADDPMTATLVNLGVLTFLMVLQPVGGWLSDIIGRKSLLVFFGVGGVLYSWYLITQLPHQHDATLAFLTLALGFVILTGYTSINAVVKAELFPTHIRALGVGLGYALANSLFGGTAPLLYQGALKTGHVDWFAIYVTATIAVSLVVYVFFLTNKGPNWLDGTRK, translated from the coding sequence ATGAGCACCACGTCCCAACCTGCTGTCCCCAGCACCGACGGCGCCGCGCTGCGCCGCTCGATCTCCAATACCCTCAAAGGCTCCGCCGGCAACTTGGTGGAGTGGTATGACGTCTACGTGTACTCGGTGTTCGCCGTGTACTTCGAATCGCAGTTCTTCTCGCCCGAAGACAAGAACTCCACCATGTACGTGTGGGCGATCTTCGCCGCCACGTTCCTGATGCGCCCGATCGGCGCCTGGTTCTTCGGCCGCTTCGCGGACCGCCACGGCCGTCGCCTGGCACTCACCGTGTCGGTCACCCTGATGGCCGTCTGCTCCTTCCTCATCGCGATCACGCCCACGGCGGCCAGCATCGGCATCTGGGCGGCGATCATCCTGCTGTTCGCACGCCTGCTGCAGGGCTTCGCCACCGGCGGCGAGTACGGCGCCAGCGCCACCTACATGTCCGAGGCCGCCATTCCCGGCCGCCGTGGCTTCCTGTCCTCGTTCCATTACGTCACCCTGGTCGGCGGCCACGTGCTGGCGCAGCTCACCCTGTTCCTGATGCTGAACTTCTGGGGCAAGCCGGAGATTTCCGAATTCGGCTGGCGCATCGCGTTCGGCATCGGTGGCATCGCCGCGGTCGTGGTGTTCTGGCTGCGCCGGGGCATGGACGAGACGATGGAAGAATCGTCGATCGAGGCCGCACGCGAGGGCAAGGCGAAGAAGTCCGGTTCGATGTACGAACTGATCGTGCACCAGTGGCGCCCGCTGCTGCTGTGCTTCCTGATCACCGCCGGCGGCACCATTGCCTTCTACACCTACTCGGTGAACGGCCCGAAGATGATCCAGAGCGCGTTTGCCGCGGATGATCCGATGACCGCCACCCTGGTCAACCTTGGCGTGCTGACGTTCCTGATGGTGCTGCAGCCGGTCGGCGGCTGGCTGTCGGACATCATCGGCCGCAAGAGCCTGCTGGTGTTCTTCGGCGTGGGCGGCGTGCTGTACAGCTGGTACCTGATCACCCAGCTGCCGCACCAGCACGATGCCACCCTCGCCTTCCTGACCCTGGCGCTGGGCTTTGTCATCCTCACCGGCTACACCTCCATCAACGCGGTGGTGAAGGCCGAACTGTTCCCCACCCACATCCGTGCACTTGGCGTGGGCCTGGGCTATGCGCTGGCCAACTCGCTGTTCGGTGGTACCGCCCCGCTGCTGTACCAGGGCGCGCTGAAGACCGGCCACGTCGACTGGTTCGCCATCTACGTCACGGCCACAATCGCGGTATCGTTGGTGGTCTATGTCTTCTTCCTCACCAACAAGGGCCCGAACTGGCTCGACGGCACCCGCAAGTAA